A window from Theropithecus gelada isolate Dixy chromosome 1, Tgel_1.0, whole genome shotgun sequence encodes these proteins:
- the LOC112609023 gene encoding COP9 signalosome complex subunit 4-like isoform X2 gives MAAAVRQDLAQLMNSSGSHKDLAGKYRQILEKAIQLSGAEQLEALKAFVEAMVNENVSLVISRQLLTDFCTHLPNLPDSTAKEIYHFTLEKIQPRVISFEEQVASIRQHLASIYEKEEDWRNAAQVLVGIPLETGQKQYNVDYKLETYLKIARLYLEDDDPVQAEAYINRASLLQNESTNEQLQIHYKVCYARVLDYRRKFIEAAQRYNEFSYKTIVHESERLEALKHALHCTILASAGQQRSRMLATLFKDERCQQLAAYGILEKMYLDRIIRGNQLQEFAAMLMPHQKATTADGSSILDRAVIEHNLLSASKLYNNITFEELGALLEIPAAKFILKHEKPCQRGTSRSNHFVSK, from the exons ATGGCGGCAGCCGTGCGACAGGATTTGGCCCAGCTCATGAATTCGAGCGGCTCTCATAAAGATCTGGCTGGCAAGTATCGTCAGATCCTGGAAAAAGCCATTCAGTTATCTGGAGCAGAACAACTAGAAGCTTTGAAAGCTTTTGTGGAAGCAATGGTAAATGAAAATGTCAGTCTTGTGATCTCGCGGCAGTTGCTGACTGATTTTTGCACACATCTCCCTAACTTGCCTGATAGCACAGCCAAAGAAATCTATCACTTCACCTTGGAAAAGATCCAACCTAGAGTCATTTCATTTGAGGAGCAGGTTGCTTCCATAAGACAGCATCTTGCGTCTATATATGAGAAAGAAGAAGATTGGAGAAATGCAGCCCAAGTGTTGGTGGGAATTCCTTTGGAAACAGGACAAAAACAGTACAATGTAGATTATAAACTGGAGACTTACTTGAAGATTGCTAGGCTATATCTGGAGGATGATGATCCAGTCCAGGCAGAGGCTTACATAAATAGAGCATCGTTGCTTCAGAATGAATCAACCAATGAACAATTACAGATACATTATAAGGTATGCTATGCACGTGTTCTTGATTATAGAAGAAAATTCATTGAAGCTGCACAAAGGTACAATGAATTCTCTTACAAGACAATAGTCCACGAAAGTGAAAGACTAGAGGCCTTAAAACATGCTTTGCACTGTACGATCTTAGCATCAGCAGGACAGCAGCGTTCTCGGATGCTAGCGACTCTTTTTAAGGATGAAAGGTGCCAGCAACTTGCTGCCTATGGGATCCTAGAGAAAATGTACCTAGATAGGATCATCAGAGGAAATCAGCTTCAAGAATTTGCCGCCATGCTGATGCCTCACCAAAAAGCAACTACAGCTGATGGTTCCAGCATCTTGGACAGAGCTGTTATTGAACACAATTTGTTGTCTGCAagcaaattatataataatattacctTTGAAGAACTTGGAGCTCTTTTAGAGATCCCTGCAGCTAAG TTCATTTTGAAACACGAGAAGCCCTGCCAACGTGGGACAAGCAGATCCAATCACTTTGTTTCCAAGTGA
- the LOC112609023 gene encoding COP9 signalosome complex subunit 4-like isoform X1 codes for MAAAVRQDLAQLMNSSGSHKDLAGKYRQILEKAIQLSGAEQLEALKAFVEAMVNENVSLVISRQLLTDFCTHLPNLPDSTAKEIYHFTLEKIQPRVISFEEQVASIRQHLASIYEKEEDWRNAAQVLVGIPLETGQKQYNVDYKLETYLKIARLYLEDDDPVQAEAYINRASLLQNESTNEQLQIHYKVCYARVLDYRRKFIEAAQRYNEFSYKTIVHESERLEALKHALHCTILASAGQQRSRMLATLFKDERCQQLAAYGILEKMYLDRIIRGNQLQEFAAMLMPHQKATTADGSSILDRAVIEHNLLSASKLYNNITFEELGALLEIPAAKAEKIASQMITEGRMNGFIDQIDGIVHFETREALPTWDKQIQSLCFQVNNLLEKISQTAPEWTAQAMEAQMAQ; via the coding sequence ATGGCGGCAGCCGTGCGACAGGATTTGGCCCAGCTCATGAATTCGAGCGGCTCTCATAAAGATCTGGCTGGCAAGTATCGTCAGATCCTGGAAAAAGCCATTCAGTTATCTGGAGCAGAACAACTAGAAGCTTTGAAAGCTTTTGTGGAAGCAATGGTAAATGAAAATGTCAGTCTTGTGATCTCGCGGCAGTTGCTGACTGATTTTTGCACACATCTCCCTAACTTGCCTGATAGCACAGCCAAAGAAATCTATCACTTCACCTTGGAAAAGATCCAACCTAGAGTCATTTCATTTGAGGAGCAGGTTGCTTCCATAAGACAGCATCTTGCGTCTATATATGAGAAAGAAGAAGATTGGAGAAATGCAGCCCAAGTGTTGGTGGGAATTCCTTTGGAAACAGGACAAAAACAGTACAATGTAGATTATAAACTGGAGACTTACTTGAAGATTGCTAGGCTATATCTGGAGGATGATGATCCAGTCCAGGCAGAGGCTTACATAAATAGAGCATCGTTGCTTCAGAATGAATCAACCAATGAACAATTACAGATACATTATAAGGTATGCTATGCACGTGTTCTTGATTATAGAAGAAAATTCATTGAAGCTGCACAAAGGTACAATGAATTCTCTTACAAGACAATAGTCCACGAAAGTGAAAGACTAGAGGCCTTAAAACATGCTTTGCACTGTACGATCTTAGCATCAGCAGGACAGCAGCGTTCTCGGATGCTAGCGACTCTTTTTAAGGATGAAAGGTGCCAGCAACTTGCTGCCTATGGGATCCTAGAGAAAATGTACCTAGATAGGATCATCAGAGGAAATCAGCTTCAAGAATTTGCCGCCATGCTGATGCCTCACCAAAAAGCAACTACAGCTGATGGTTCCAGCATCTTGGACAGAGCTGTTATTGAACACAATTTGTTGTCTGCAagcaaattatataataatattacctTTGAAGAACTTGGAGCTCTTTTAGAGATCCCTGCAGCTAAGGCGGAAAAGATAGCGTCTCAAATGATAACAGAAGGACGTATGAATGGATTTATTGACCAGATTGATGGAATAGTTCATTTTGAAACACGAGAAGCCCTGCCAACGTGGGACAAGCAGATCCAATCACTTTGTTTCCAAGTGAATAACCTTTTGGAGAAAATTAGTCAAACAGCACCAGAATGGACAGCACAAGCCATGGAAGCCCAGATGGCTCAATGA